One region of Paraburkholderia acidiphila genomic DNA includes:
- a CDS encoding LysE family translocator, with translation MLPEMLSALPAGMLFVVVTTITPGPNNTMLLASGVNFGFRRTVPHILGISAGVVVLMLSVGFGLGQVFRHIPSLYVVLEVASIAYLLYLAWKIGTSGDLKVKSGEHRPMRFHEAIAFQWVNPKAWMMVLTAATTIRLSANFGTNTMAMAVLFYVIGLPCICIWAAFGTSMRRFLSNPRRLRLFNVGMALSLIVSLYPMFAHLLQR, from the coding sequence ATGCTGCCCGAAATGCTCAGCGCGCTGCCCGCCGGCATGCTCTTCGTCGTGGTCACGACGATCACGCCCGGCCCCAATAACACCATGTTGCTCGCTTCCGGCGTCAACTTCGGTTTTCGCCGCACGGTGCCGCACATTCTCGGCATTAGTGCCGGCGTGGTTGTGCTCATGCTCTCCGTGGGTTTCGGGCTTGGCCAGGTGTTCCGGCACATTCCGTCGCTCTATGTCGTGCTGGAAGTCGCGAGCATTGCGTACCTGCTGTATCTCGCGTGGAAGATCGGCACCTCGGGCGACCTCAAGGTCAAGAGCGGCGAGCATCGGCCCATGCGCTTTCATGAAGCCATCGCGTTCCAGTGGGTCAATCCCAAGGCGTGGATGATGGTGCTCACGGCCGCCACCACGATTCGCCTTTCCGCGAACTTCGGCACCAATACGATGGCGATGGCCGTCCTGTTCTATGTGATCGGCCTGCCCTGCATCTGCATCTGGGCCGCGTTCGGCACCAGCATGCGGCGTTTTCTGTCGAACCCGCGGCGGCTGCGCCTGTTCAATGTCGGCATGGCGCTCTCGCTGATCGTTTCGCTGTATCCAATGTTCGCGCACCTGCTTCAGCGCTAA
- a CDS encoding outer membrane lipoprotein, giving the protein MRGAGCALVTSLVASLALCACEAPTSGSTFTPAQAQQVMVVELGAIESVRSVTIQPGPSGIGAIAGGALGGIAAGSNIGRGTGSVAAGIGGAVLGGAAGNAVEQRVTQRTGLEIVVRLDSGQLISVVQDADQQFVPGDRVRVLFGNNSVRVTR; this is encoded by the coding sequence ATGCGAGGTGCCGGCTGTGCGTTAGTGACTTCGCTGGTTGCCTCGCTAGCGCTTTGCGCCTGCGAGGCGCCCACTTCGGGCTCCACCTTCACGCCGGCCCAGGCGCAACAGGTGATGGTGGTCGAACTCGGTGCGATCGAATCGGTGCGGTCCGTCACGATCCAGCCCGGTCCATCCGGCATTGGCGCGATCGCGGGCGGCGCACTTGGAGGCATCGCGGCGGGCAGCAACATCGGGCGCGGCACGGGTTCCGTTGCGGCGGGCATCGGCGGCGCCGTGCTGGGCGGCGCGGCGGGCAATGCCGTGGAGCAGCGCGTCACGCAGCGCACGGGCCTTGAGATCGTCGTGCGTCTGGATTCGGGGCAACTGATATCGGTGGTTCAGGACGCGGATCAGCAGTTCGTTCCGGGCGACCGTGTGCGAGTGCTGTTCGGCAACAACTCGGTGCGCGTGACCCGATGA
- a CDS encoding efflux RND transporter periplasmic adaptor subunit — MSLPFAVTLCALCVLAAGSLLAGCRKGEEAPVTEVRPVRAVRVEKQEAGTTIALTGRLQAQAEINQSFRIDGRMTSRNVDVGDRVRAGQVLARLDRMNEESSLQSARAQLAAAQAQALEARTMFTRMRDLLAEHAVSRASFEQSEAMAKITQSQVDSAQSLVNIAQNRLSYTDLVSDVAGVVTARGAEPGEVVPAGRMIVQIAREGAVDAVFDVPAAIKDVAPANPDIVIALASNPETTAIGKVREVSPRADPVTGTFAVRVQVLNPPAAMRLGSTVIGHMTLQRAPAIEIPSSALIQPGGKPAVWVVDTKTGTVSVREVELQAYGEDRVQVSQGLATGDVVVTAGVQALRPGQKINWTEAPR; from the coding sequence GTGTCCCTGCCTTTTGCCGTGACGCTGTGCGCACTGTGTGTATTGGCGGCAGGCTCACTGCTGGCGGGCTGCCGCAAGGGCGAAGAAGCGCCGGTGACGGAGGTCCGCCCGGTACGCGCCGTCAGGGTGGAAAAGCAGGAGGCGGGAACGACCATCGCCTTGACTGGAAGGTTGCAGGCACAGGCCGAGATCAATCAGTCGTTCCGTATCGACGGAAGAATGACATCCCGCAACGTCGACGTCGGAGATCGCGTACGGGCGGGCCAGGTGCTGGCGCGGCTCGACCGGATGAACGAGGAAAGCAGCCTGCAGTCCGCCCGCGCGCAACTGGCGGCTGCTCAAGCACAAGCCCTGGAAGCGCGCACCATGTTCACCCGCATGCGCGATCTGCTTGCGGAGCATGCCGTGTCGCGTGCTTCGTTCGAACAGTCGGAAGCGATGGCAAAGATCACGCAGTCGCAAGTCGATTCCGCGCAGTCGCTGGTCAACATCGCACAGAACCGGCTGAGCTATACCGACCTCGTTTCCGATGTCGCCGGCGTGGTCACGGCGCGAGGGGCGGAGCCGGGCGAGGTGGTTCCGGCTGGCCGCATGATCGTGCAGATTGCTCGCGAAGGCGCGGTAGATGCCGTATTCGATGTGCCCGCCGCGATCAAGGATGTCGCGCCGGCCAATCCCGACATTGTCATCGCGCTTGCCAGCAACCCCGAGACCACCGCCATTGGTAAGGTGCGCGAAGTATCGCCCCGCGCCGATCCGGTGACCGGTACTTTCGCGGTCCGGGTGCAGGTGCTCAATCCGCCGGCTGCCATGCGCCTCGGCAGTACGGTCATTGGCCACATGACGCTGCAGCGCGCGCCGGCCATCGAAATTCCCTCGAGCGCGCTGATCCAGCCCGGCGGCAAACCGGCGGTCTGGGTGGTCGATACGAAGACGGGGACGGTTTCTGTGCGCGAGGTCGAGCTTCAAGCGTACGGCGAGGACCGCGTTCAGGTATCGCAGGGCCTCGCCACGGGCGACGTGGTCGTGACTGCCGGTGTACAGGCATTGCGGCCGGGACAGAAAATTAACTGGACCGAGGCTCCCAGGTGA